In the Helianthus annuus cultivar XRQ/B chromosome 11, HanXRQr2.0-SUNRISE, whole genome shotgun sequence genome, one interval contains:
- the LOC110892174 gene encoding olee1-like protein yields the protein MTNFAAILAPFVTILSIISPVTSRATAATSPAPAPSLTSKESFIVQGKVYCDPCRIQFPTKLSYPLPNTKVVLRCTNRDTGAQTYTAEGKTDAKGMYTLNATGDHEEEICDVRIKESPNSKCPELMDDESIARVSLTDKNGVRGKARMANPIGFMVKEIDPRCKEVLAEIGIIGI from the coding sequence ATGACAAATTTCGCGGCGATCTTGGCCCCCTTCGTCACCATTCTCTCAATCATCAGTCCGGTGACTTCTCGGGCCACAGCCGCAACTTCTCCGGCCCCCGCCCCATCATTAACCAGCAAAGAATCGTTCATCGTCCAAGGCAAAGTTTATTGCGACCCGTGTCGAATTCAATTCCCTACCAAACTCAGCTACCCCCTCCCTAACacaaaagtggtcctccggtgcACTAATCGTGACACCGGTGCCCAAACCTATACCGCGGAGGGAAAAACCGATGCTAAAGGCATGTACACCCTCAACGCCACCGGGGACCACGAGGAGGAGATCTGCGATGTTCGGATTAAGGAAAGCCCAAATAGCAAGTGCCCGGAGTTGATGGACGATGAGAGCATTGCTCGCGTTTCGTTGACTGATAAAAATGGCGTTCGAGGCAAAGCGCGAATGGCTAATCCCATCGGATTCATGGTTAAAGAGATTGATCCTCGCTGTAAGGAGGTTCTTGCCGAGATTGGTATCATCGGAATTTAA